From Girardinichthys multiradiatus isolate DD_20200921_A chromosome 3, DD_fGirMul_XY1, whole genome shotgun sequence, the proteins below share one genomic window:
- the si:ch211-197h24.6 gene encoding uncharacterized protein si:ch211-197h24.6: METSEMKVEAQPAEQQPAEQQPAPNNGPPKPKKKKKRKQPQHSADIVFTKGNSFQTTPSLSKVLKDITDTIIGLQYVWEYRSPSKTVQPHYQCKLCSLSRVQHDMVDHVKGWKHSFRYMKKAHPDKVTCEEEDGVKDPGVRKAVKAAAAEVEKAEGRGQIKVILKEPYLVPAFKGLRSAAPRVAPPPGQGRRPMGPPLGPRFHDSGFPGEFLHHGGPLLDFPGVEYEEPDYGGYMSGPAFPERGMNRGPFLDAMDPGRDEYGRGGPMAESLNTLYPEEYQDNFMDRPMSKPMDRPRLVGAAPESNIPVVLKHLDSFRIENESDAQLVLKVTQKLTDVLMDYRLRTSPAASTVGSLSMRSTDFSNRLLGINDQYSGPSRYPDGPPRYFK; encoded by the exons ATGGAGACTTCAGAAATGAAGGTGGAGGCTCAGCCTGCAGAGCAACAgcctgcagaacaacaacctgCACCAAATAATGGACCaccaaaaccaaagaaaaagaaaaag AGAAAGCAGCCACAGCACTCTGCTGACATAG TGTTCACCAAAGGCAATTCCTTCCAAACAACTCCCTCTCTGAGCAAAGTGTTGAAGGACATCACAGACACCATCATTG GTCTTCAGTATGTCTGGGAGTACCGCAGCCCGAGTAAAACTGTCCAGCCGCACTACCAGTGCAAACTGTGCTCCCTGTCCCGTGTGCAGCATGACATGGTTGATCATGTGAAAGGCTGGAAACACAGCTTCAGATACATG aaaaaggcTCATCCTGATAAGGTTAcctgtgaagaggaagatggcGTCAAAGACCCTGGGGTCAGAAAGGCAGttaaagctgctgctgctgaggttGAAAAGGCAGAGGGGAGGGGACAAATAAAG GTGATTCTCAAGGAACCCTATTTGGTTCCTGCTTTTAAAGGACTCC GTTCTGCTGCACCTAGAGTTGCACCTCCACCAGGTCAGGGGAGGAGACCAATGGGTCCCCCACTTG GTCCTAGGTTCCATGACTCGGGGTTTCCAGGAGAGTTCCTCCATCATGGAGGTCCCCTTCTTGACTTTCCAGGTGTTGAATACGAAGAACCTGATTATGGGGGCTATATGTCAGGACCAGCTTTTCCTGAGAGAGGTATGAATAGAGGTCCTTTCTTAGACGCTATGGATCCTGGACGGGATGAATATGGCAGGGGTGGACCAATGGCTGAAAGCCTAAACACGTTGTATCCTGAGGAGTACCAAGACAACTTCATGGATAGACCAATGAGCAAGCCAATGGACCGACCCAGATTAGTAGGAGCAGCGCCAGAGAGTAACATCCCTGTTGTGCTTAAACACCTG GACTCTTTCCGAATAGAGAATGAGAGCGATGCACAGCTGGTCTTGAAAGTGACACAAAAACTGACAGATGTGCTGATGGATTACAGGCTAAGGACCAGTCCAGCG GCATCAACTGTTGGCAGCCTGTCCATGAGGTCCACGGACTTCTCTAACAGATTGCTGGGCATCAACGACCAATATTCAG GTCCATCCAGATATCCTGATGGTCCGCCGAGGTATTTCAAATGA
- the tex10 gene encoding testis-expressed protein 10 homolog, with protein MKAKKKRQDDFQKVKLKVGKKKPRADNATNTTFRTRGICLPEQLKRDTSGPTTHRQLGINELLSQLHHYSANVKHGALLGLKELLSLSPSLLEQHLSRLLSEVAAVLTDKDGNVRVAATRVLRFVAQSVPAERVAPFFPLLSAHLSCAMTHIEPGIQEDAMNVLDIFLEHYPSLLASRPAVLLTNFLELISHRQSSGGPRKAQDARGRTWTLSIHPDRSMTSQQWRLSVLLRLGHFLQAVVEERPTEEGDLSVRTEGVFGSSGKSHLTPLNLNWEELICKKIDVKVYENSGAKPTPHSTFKLRPEVDPGGVGSEGLDSAETVQSFAGTLVPLLLEVWVEACAEDCTWNTTEGAYLLTPDAMSVMFQVLSILQLLRKLPTQRENLDALDTWFRKEYLGDFKQHFMKNFPYGLRDTPKHKKKVDLKRSKQTVALPAPTVEPLALNITLCQVMVSLSQKQGPGHEADGDWLSPLRAFVRDTLGNGVKLSYRQLHMLLGTVWKMVLTQRSRAVTEELLAAVYIYYKQKNLPLQTRSLLLSFYSKLYLQEQGHTHIARSKVLCQWLASLPVQLSQLGHRNPALSAQLIVSIQAAASRGNKDLLNSLQTYACRLYDPQDGVVVLLPAESQQQMVQLLYFLPRIPQLLLANLSGCCSAGRISAGLAASLIRILHFRSSLSGWSAGSQEAALQDVDYISFLFSTLTGFSSEHLSALQEDETALLPSPLSPLCLYQTPLEQFTHHWDIVEEVCHCLETIGSKSQSFDILQNGIFRYLMKLEVVPDSMAAGLLRAVSRLLDLSTLPVEQVLRFLSQCCLSLLVLLVFLQQHAPMETNHKREAIWSSCVKALSSIPRLLRIVLQSMHVGDLSAEELPQFGQILSMLLQHTPLHNQLLANAVLLQELIQNLTRYSRGAPREQWLTDLLYCYSITVAHGSSAHRGSMTLRDMY; from the exons atgaaagccaaaaagaaGAGGCAGGATGATTTCCAAAAAGTCAAGCTAAAAGTGGGAAAGAAGAAGCCCAGGGCCGACAATGCCACAAACACTACCTTTCGCACAAGAGGCATCTGTCTGCCGGAACAGTTAAAGAGAGACACAAGTGGCCCCACAACTCACCGACAGCTGGGCATTAAT GAGCTCCTGTCTCAGCTGCACCATTACAGTGCCAATGTGAAACACGGTGCCCTGTTGGGGTTGAAAGAGCTGCTGTCTCTGAGTCCCTCTCTGTTGGAGCAGCATCTTTCCCGCCTGCTCTCTGAAGTGGCAGCTGTTCTCACGGACAAGGATGGAAATGTTCGTGTGGCAGCGACCCGGGTTCTCAG GTTTGTGGCACAGTCTGTGCCAGCAGAACGAGTGGCTCCGTTTTTTCCCCTCCTCAGCGCTCACCTGTCCTGTGCTATGACCCACATTGAGCCAGGCATCCAAGAGGACGCCATGAATGTCCTGGACATCTTCTTGGAACATTACCCCTCTCTGTTGGCCTCTCGGCCTGCGGTTCTCCTCACCAACTTCCTGGAGCTGATCTCTCACAGGCAGAGCTCTGGAGGACCCAGAAAGGCTCAGGACGCCAGGGGGCGAACCTGGACGCTCTCGATCCACCCAGACAGGAGCATGACCAGCCAGCAGTGGCGGCTCTCTGTTCTCCTTAG ACTTGGACATTTTTTGCAAGCGGTTGTTGAGGAAAGACCAACAGAGGAGGGTGACCTGTCAGTACGAACCGAGGGAGTGTTTGGTTCAAGTGGAAAGAGCCATCTTACCCCTCTGAATCTGAACTGGGAGGAGCTAATTTGCAAAAAGATTGACGTTAAAGTGTATGAAAATTCTGGGGCCAAACCAACTCCCCACTCCACCTTTAAACTCAG ACCAGAGGTGGACCCTGGCGGTGTGGGAAGTGAAGGTCTGGACTCAGCCGAGACCGTGCAGAGCTTCGCAGGTACACTGGTACCTCTGCTGCTGGAGGTTTGGGTGGAAGCCTGCGCTGAAGACTGCACCTGGAACACCACAGAGGGCGCCTACCTGCTCACACCTGACGCCATGTCAGTAATGTTCCAGGTTTTATCTATTCTGCAGCTGCTTAGAAAACTCCCCACCCAGCGGGAGAACCTGGATGCACTG GATACGTGGTTCCGTAAGGAATATCTGGGAGATTTTAAGCAACACTTCATGAAAAACTTTCCTTATGGTCTACGGGACACaccaaaacataagaagaaagtTGATCTCAAAAG GAGCAAACAGACGGTGGCTCTCCCTGCTCCCACCGTGGAGCCCCTGGCCTTAAACATCACGCTTTGCCAGGTCATGGTGTCCCTCAGCCAGAAGCAGGGTCCTGGTCATGAGGCCGACGGAGACTGGCTGTCACCGCTGAGAGCTTTTGTGCGGGACACCCTGGGGAACGGTGTGAAGCTGAGCTACAGGCAGCTACACATGCTGCTGGGCACCGTgtggaagatggtgctcacacaGAGGAGCAGAG CAGTGACAGAGGAGCTGCTGGCAGCTGTTTATATCTACTATAAGCAGAAGAACCTGCCGCTACAGACCAGATCTCTGCTGCTCTCCTTCTACAGCAAACTCTACTTGCAGGAGCaaggacacacacacatcgCCAG GAGCAAGGTGCTTTGTCAATGGCTGGCCTCTCTTCCTGTGCAGTTGTCCCAGCTGGGCCACCGTAACCCAGCTCTATCTGCTCAGCTGATCGTTTCCATCCAGGCCGCAGCTTCTCGTGGAAATAAAGACCTTCTCAACAGTCTGCAGACATACGCCTGCAGGCTCTACG ATCCTCAGGATGGAGTTGTGGTGCTGTTACCAGCAGAGTCCCAGCAGCAAATGGTGCAGCTGCTCTACTTCCTCCCCAGGATCCCCCAGCTTCTCCTGGCCAATCTGAGCGGCTGCTGCAGCGCCGGACGCATCTCTGCGGGCCTCGCTGCCTCTCTCATCCGTATCCTACACTTTAG GTCCTCTCTCAGCGGCTGGTCAGCTGGGAGCCAGGAAGCAGCCCTGCAGGACGTCGACTACATCAGCTTCCTGTTCTCAACCCTCACGGGCTTCTCGTCCGAACACCTCTCGGCCCTGCAGGAGGACGAGACCGCCCTGCTTCCCTCCCCGCTCTCACCCCTGTGCCTCTACCAAACGCCGCTGGAGCAGTTCACACACCACTGGGATATTGTTGAG GAGGTGTGCCACTGTCTGGAAACTATCGGATCGAAATCTCAAAGCTTTGACATTCTGCAAAATGGCATTTTCAGATACCTG aTGAAGTTAGAGGTGGTTCCAGACAGCATGGCAGCCGGGCTGCTGAGAGCCGTTTCCAGATTATTAGATCTGTCCACCCTGCCCGTTGAGCAGGTGCTGCGTTTCTTGTCTCAGTGCTGCCTCAGCTTGCTGGTGCTCCTTGtcttcctgcagcagcatgCCCCCATGGAAACCAACCACAAAAG GGAGGCAATCTGGAGTTCCTGTGTGAAGGCACTCAGCAGCATTCCTCGCCTGCTGCGGATCGTTCTGCAGTCGATGCATGTAGGAGACCTCAGCGCGGAGGAGCTGCCACAGTTCGGGCAGATCctctccatgctgctgcagcACACACCGCTGCACAACCAGCTGCTGGCCAATGCCGTGCTGCTGCAAGAGCTCATCCAGAATCTGACG agGTACTCCCGGGGAGCCCCCAGAGAGCAGTGGCTGACAGATTTGCTCTACTGTTACAGCATCACCGTGGCTCATGGCTCTTCTGCACACCGTGGAAGTATGACCCTCAGAGACATGTACTAA
- the rbm12ba gene encoding RNA binding motif protein 12Ba isoform X2: MTTILRLEGLDVKAGTQDIRTFFTALHIPDGGVYIMGGSLGEAFIAFTTEDDAQVALLRTGNFLKGSIVTLHISSMKEMEQKLEESLKKKKTLLTVRKPQPCSAANETTRPKNESNGNVKPKSRPKKVKTTQVKPTSRPHDDDTSVSSSAAFPLDPDTADLPAFNAQHFQLSPTNKPASNPLPLDTSTAFFLGVCTVLQGLKPTQTVVPAFEFPKYDSTSSSEEVRNPERTLDPRPGYIRLFGLPASTTKEDICNFFKGLHVQEAMVNVELGIGRGCLVKFADMQDASDALGFNQQLLGSICVEVRGADEKMWDGALQECRNAFDDWSKDKHEISLKERTHYKRKSVSALEIKRKSDHQVQFKLLKKPKPNAEPSASLLKASEYIVMVRNLPRNITKTEIKELFGCPNIPHKNVLHLLDKTSSLTDTAFLIFNCTDDFDYAINLSGCHVGSSAVEVTPITKEIMREMMAKNHPRNQRTGLTDPRLHSHIRKSDPVKTKAQQRENPNETFQRHIFIRNMPANVKRSQIRWLFCKFNLSLDDIVLLQDSGGNSRGEAVVTFESEQDAKLAQRKHGEEFLGTNVLLTLINAKQMRNILVSS; this comes from the coding sequence GCGCACTGGCAATTTCCTCAAAGGCTCTATTGTGACACTGCACATCAGCAGTATGAAAGAGATGGAGCAGAAATTGGAGGAGTCcttaaagaagaagaaaaccttGCTCACTGTAAGGAAACCTCAACCATGTTCAGCTGCAAATGAAACGACAAGGCCAAAGAATGAGAGTAATGGCAATGTTAAGCCAAAATCCAGgccaaaaaaagttaaaaccacCCAGGTGAAACCCACATCAAGGCCGCATGATGATGATACTTCAGTTTCATCTTCTGCGGCATTTCCACTTGACCCTGATACTGCTGACCTGCCAGCTTTTAATGCACAGCATTTTCAACTGAGTCCAACAAACAAGCCAGCTTCAAATCCACTCCCTTTGGATACCAGTACTGCTTTTTTCCTTGGAGTCTGTACTGTCCTTCAAGGCCTCAAACCAACTCAAACTGTAGTGCCAGCATTTGAGTTTCCTAAATATGACAGCACAAGTTCATCTGAAGAGGTCAGAAACCCAGAGCGCACCTTGGACCCTAGGCCTGGCTATATTCGGCTTTTTGGGCTGCCAGCTTCAACTACTAAAGAAGACATCTGCAATTTTTTCAAAGGGTTGCATGTACAAGAAGCTATGGTTAATGTTGAATTGGGAATCGGTCGTGGATGCCTTGTGAAGTTTGCAGATATGCAAGATGCTTCTGATGCACTTGGCTTCAATCAGCAGTTGCTGGGCTCAATTTGTGTGGAGGTACGTGGAGCAGATGAAAAAATGTGGGATGGAGCTCTTCAAGAATGTAGAAATGCTTTTGATGACTGGTCAAAGGATAAACATGAAATCTCTCTTAAGGAAAGGACTCACTATAAGAGAAAATCTGTTTCTGCTCTGGAGATCAAGAGGAAATCTGACCATCAGGTTCAGTTTAAATTGTTGAAAAAGCCAAAACCCAATGCTGAACCCAGTGCTTCATTATTGAAAGCCTCGGAGTATATAGTCATGGTCAGAAACCTTCCAAGAAATATAACCAAGACTGAAATAAAAGAGCTGTTTGGATGCCCAAACATTCCACACAAAAATGTGCTTCATCTCCTCGACAAAACGAGTAGCCTTACTGACACggcttttctgatttttaactGCACTGACGACTTTGACTACGCCATTAATCTCTCTGGCTGCCATGTGGGCTCTAGTGCCGTTGAGGTCACACCAATCACCAAGGAAATCATGAGGGAAATGATGGCCAAAAACCACCCCAGAAACCAAAGAACTGGTCTGACTGATCCAAGATTACACAGCCACATCAGAAAATCTGATCCGGTAAAGACTAAAGCACAACAGAGAGAGAACCCAAATGAAACATTTCAGCGGCACATTTTCATTAGAAACATGCCTGCAAATGTAAAGAGAAGTCAAATCAGGTGGCTTTTCTGTAAATTCAATCTGAGCCTGGATGATATCGTGTTACTACAGGACAGTGGGGGCAACAGCAGGGGTGAAGCTGTGGTTACGTTTGAATCCGAACAGGACGCAAAGTTGGCTCAGAGGAAGCACGGCGAAGAGTTCCTGGGGACGAACGTCCTTCTCACTCTCATAAATGCGAAGCAAATGAGGAACATTTTGGTGAGCAGTTGA